One genomic segment of Candidatus Krumholzibacteriia bacterium includes these proteins:
- a CDS encoding PorV/PorQ family protein, giving the protein MKRVLALALVGAVLPQAAAASDVFEKVGTYAAQFLKIGVSARATGMGSAFTAVADDASAAFWNPAGLVDVQGTVIALHHSEWPADINLDYANYTFAPAFVRGKVSLHARGLTMDPQVVRTVFRQDGTGEMFDSGDMSFGLSYARYFTDKFSAGVTVSWVHMGLADRSVNQVVGDFGLQYRIGIRGMKLGMMVQSIGSEVDFDNRPSKLPTVFKVGLSVDAYRAGPHAIIGVGEFSHPSDNQEHENFGIEYSYNKFLFLRSGYNVNFDAESFAAGAGIALQTSQSTSVDVDYSFVDMAALGSVHRVSLGFRY; this is encoded by the coding sequence GTGAAACGAGTCCTGGCGCTGGCCCTCGTCGGAGCCGTGTTGCCGCAGGCCGCGGCGGCTTCGGATGTCTTCGAGAAGGTCGGCACCTATGCAGCCCAGTTCCTGAAGATCGGCGTCAGCGCCCGTGCCACCGGCATGGGCAGCGCCTTCACGGCGGTGGCCGACGACGCCTCGGCTGCCTTTTGGAACCCCGCCGGACTGGTGGACGTGCAGGGCACGGTGATCGCCCTGCACCATTCCGAATGGCCGGCGGACATCAACCTGGACTATGCGAACTACACCTTCGCTCCGGCCTTCGTCCGCGGCAAGGTGTCGCTCCATGCCCGCGGTCTGACCATGGATCCCCAGGTGGTGCGCACCGTCTTCCGTCAAGACGGCACCGGCGAGATGTTCGACTCCGGCGACATGTCGTTCGGGCTCTCCTACGCCCGCTACTTCACCGACAAGTTCTCCGCCGGAGTCACCGTCTCCTGGGTGCACATGGGTCTCGCCGACCGCTCGGTGAACCAGGTGGTGGGGGATTTCGGTCTGCAGTACCGCATCGGGATCCGCGGCATGAAGCTGGGGATGATGGTGCAGAGCATCGGCTCCGAGGTGGACTTCGATAATCGCCCTTCGAAGCTCCCCACGGTCTTCAAGGTCGGTCTGTCAGTGGACGCTTACCGGGCGGGCCCGCACGCCATCATCGGCGTCGGCGAGTTCTCCCATCCGTCGGACAACCAGGAGCACGAGAACTTCGGCATCGAGTACTCGTACAACAAGTTCTTGTTCCTGCGCTCGGGCTACAACGTGAACTTCGACGCCGAGAGCTTTGCCGCCGGCGCTGGCATCGCGCTGCAGACCAGCCAGTCCACCAGCGTCGACGTCGACTACTCGTTCGTGGACATGGCGGCGCTGGGCAGTGTGCACCGCGTTTCCCTCGGGTTCCGTTACTGA
- a CDS encoding ABC transporter ATP-binding protein — MSAARPLRAEPEPLLSVEDLRTCFETEAGTSQVLAGVNLRLGRGEVLGLVGESGSGKTMTALSILGLVPEPGRIVSGEVRFDGQDLRRLDREALRQVRGRGIAMVFQEPQSTLNPVRTCGDQIGELLREHLRMGRAASRAQTLELLRSVHLPDPERVARQYPHELSGGMCRRVAVALALSCQPQLLIADEATSGLDRTIQAQILALLAELQAAHDLAVLHITHDLAVVAETAARVAVMYAGRIVETGPTSKVFAAPAHPYTRALLRARPGLLLAPRRLEPIPGVAPDPRNLPSHCPFQARCPFRVERCLQQDPEPRWLGPEHWSRCFVDLPGAVG, encoded by the coding sequence ATGAGCGCCGCCCGTCCTCTGCGAGCAGAGCCCGAACCGCTCCTCTCGGTCGAGGACCTGCGCACCTGCTTCGAGACCGAAGCCGGGACCTCCCAGGTTCTCGCCGGGGTGAACCTGCGTCTCGGGCGGGGTGAGGTCTTGGGTCTCGTCGGGGAGTCGGGGAGCGGCAAGACGATGACGGCGCTCTCCATCCTCGGCCTGGTGCCCGAGCCAGGTCGCATCGTCTCCGGGGAGGTCCGCTTCGACGGCCAGGACTTGCGCCGGCTCGACCGGGAGGCCTTACGGCAGGTACGCGGTCGCGGCATCGCCATGGTCTTCCAGGAACCGCAAAGCACGCTCAACCCGGTGCGGACCTGCGGCGACCAGATCGGCGAGTTGCTGCGGGAACACCTGAGGATGGGTCGGGCGGCTTCCCGAGCCCAGACTCTCGAGCTCCTCCGTTCCGTCCACCTCCCGGATCCGGAGCGTGTGGCGCGCCAGTATCCCCATGAGCTCTCGGGTGGGATGTGTCGTCGCGTCGCCGTCGCCCTGGCGCTTTCTTGCCAACCCCAGCTTCTCATCGCCGACGAGGCCACGAGCGGCCTGGATCGCACCATCCAGGCCCAGATCCTCGCCCTCCTGGCGGAGCTCCAGGCGGCGCACGACCTGGCGGTTCTGCACATCACTCATGACCTGGCGGTGGTAGCGGAGACGGCGGCACGCGTGGCGGTGATGTATGCCGGGCGGATCGTCGAGACCGGGCCCACCTCGAAGGTGTTCGCGGCACCGGCACATCCTTATACACGGGCGCTCCTCCGGGCCCGGCCGGGGCTCCTGCTTGCGCCACGACGGCTCGAGCCCATCCCAGGTGTGGCGCCCGATCCCCGCAACCTGCCCTCCCACTGTCCCTTCCAGGCGCGCTGCCCGTTCCGGGTGGAACGCTGCCTGCAACAGGATCCGGAACCCCGGTGGCTCGGTCCGGAGCACTGGAGCCGCTGTTTCGTCGACTTGCCCGGAGCGGTTGGATGA
- a CDS encoding ABC transporter permease, whose protein sequence is MSFRRFTAHRAAVAGAVVVGLLWLLALLAPWLAPYDPAGFTRMGLVPPGSEHWLGTDAIGRDVFSRLLFGARLSLGVAMLAVLVAVSIGTAVGLVAGFAGGAMDTALMRGVDLLLAFPRLFLALLAIALWGPSIWLLTLVLGLTGWMSTARLVRTQVLSLREQDFVTAGRALGVPTPRLLLRHVLPHCTAPLLVAATLMVGNTILAESALSFLGLGVQVPGASWGAMLNEARGEWRSAWWLATFPGLLITLTVLAHNLVGDGLRDLLDPRLPVGPERSTSP, encoded by the coding sequence ATGTCGTTCCGCCGCTTCACCGCCCATCGTGCCGCCGTGGCTGGCGCCGTCGTCGTCGGCCTGCTGTGGCTCCTGGCGCTCCTCGCCCCCTGGCTCGCTCCTTACGATCCCGCCGGCTTCACCCGGATGGGGCTCGTTCCTCCCGGCAGCGAGCACTGGCTCGGCACCGACGCGATCGGACGCGACGTGTTTTCCCGCCTCCTCTTCGGCGCCCGCCTTTCTCTCGGCGTCGCCATGCTGGCCGTCCTGGTGGCGGTCTCCATCGGCACCGCCGTGGGTCTGGTGGCGGGTTTCGCCGGTGGCGCTATGGACACGGCGCTGATGCGCGGCGTCGATCTGTTGCTGGCCTTCCCGCGTCTGTTCCTGGCGCTCCTCGCCATCGCGCTCTGGGGGCCGTCGATCTGGTTGTTGACCTTGGTTCTCGGCCTCACCGGCTGGATGTCCACGGCGCGACTCGTCCGCACCCAGGTGCTCTCCTTGCGTGAGCAGGACTTCGTCACCGCCGGGCGCGCCCTCGGAGTGCCGACGCCGCGCCTTCTCCTTCGCCACGTGCTGCCGCACTGCACCGCCCCGCTTCTCGTCGCCGCCACCTTGATGGTGGGGAACACCATCCTGGCGGAAAGCGCGCTCTCCTTCCTGGGCCTCGGTGTGCAGGTGCCGGGGGCGAGCTGGGGGGCGATGCTGAACGAAGCCCGCGGCGAATGGCGGAGCGCCTGGTGGCTCGCCACCTTCCCGGGGCTCCTGATCACGCTCACCGTTCTCGCCCACAATCTGGTCGGTGACGGTTTGCGCGATCTCCTCGACCCGCGCCTGCCGGTGGGGCCGGAGCGGAGCACGAGCCCATGA
- a CDS encoding TonB-dependent receptor produces MARLLRTVALRCASVLGAVVLASLPAQAQQAAVGSIKGTIVDRETNKPLDFSNIIILGTTMGAMARNGGQFTINLVPVGTYQVKASFVGYDPMTMSDVRVDANKATLIDFHLKKGVAGVVQTITVTSEAHKVDVKASDTSHVTTDKEILSLPVDEWAEGAALNTGVVVQGGELHVRGGRSGELSVRIDGVPVDDPLSGGSVDLGLLSVAQQELITGGMDAEYGNASSGVLNFTTRSGGRNFEGNFRFTTDDYGRADKTFQNYDRYSLGFGGPTPFRDLTYYVSGEATFVDGEFLSTKRYPEHEWMGITFKERVDSDFRTQGRLDWKLPKGVKMSGEMTLSQSKNDPYFHNWTTEGYPAKVLTYQSLRPNRFKRGYFLPSGNVTVFDGPWRQTAATASFVPIEEDGNCVYCLVPTAENATIRAVRVLDTQGRINYAVIDFLMFEGWQNPSSTWVPDLEGAVGDTNKAYYNSAEHSSTTENNSQQLKWTLTHTLSPKTFYEVKLSRLAFDVTSTVNGQAPADFASARQFIWVPGRGPQRLGNVDFYTDPKVPFFVTAYDRPFYSRRNTVTYLMRSDITSQHWRGHRLKGGLLVEYNDLDQSQLNSPALQQQYLDPPGLGRNVFHNFNPEGSFYVQDRWEYEGMVVNGGVRFDFFSPGSGIGVQIHSDEIPRDVQRWQTQWSPRLGLAFPITDRDVFNFHYGRFIQFPEKNFIFASQDVNQALGTLGNPNLEPETSIAYQAGIHHQFTNNVSAQFALFNKDYYGLVSSIEITDDSTGTQNFRYVNRAFASSRGVELGVRRAFANNFALEVSYTFSYADGVSSNPDFGRQAAGFSYIPTGELPLDWDQRHTVNTTLTLAKAGDWSTSFVYSYGSGLPWTPFFRFEKKQDPTLENSRRYPATNIINFRGEKFFRVYGQNLRIFLDGRNLLDDRVVVSLQGNGVTPGLRDATSAYVPYATEIGQFGGAYLQDTDQDGSDEFYPVNDPTVFGQRRYFRLGLGFEF; encoded by the coding sequence ATGGCCAGACTGCTCCGCACCGTGGCGCTGCGGTGTGCGTCTGTCCTTGGTGCGGTGGTGCTCGCAAGTCTGCCGGCGCAGGCGCAGCAGGCCGCGGTGGGTTCCATCAAGGGCACCATCGTCGACCGCGAGACCAACAAGCCTCTCGATTTCAGCAACATCATCATCCTCGGCACCACCATGGGTGCCATGGCGCGCAACGGCGGGCAATTCACCATCAATCTCGTCCCCGTCGGCACCTATCAGGTGAAGGCCAGCTTCGTCGGCTACGATCCGATGACGATGAGCGACGTGCGGGTGGATGCCAACAAGGCCACGCTGATCGACTTCCACCTGAAGAAGGGCGTGGCCGGTGTGGTGCAGACGATCACCGTCACCAGCGAAGCCCACAAGGTGGACGTCAAGGCCTCCGACACCTCCCATGTGACCACGGACAAAGAGATCCTCTCGCTCCCCGTCGACGAGTGGGCGGAGGGGGCGGCGCTCAACACCGGCGTCGTCGTCCAGGGCGGCGAGCTGCACGTGCGCGGCGGCCGCTCCGGCGAGTTGTCCGTACGGATCGACGGCGTCCCGGTGGACGACCCGCTCTCCGGCGGCAGCGTCGACCTGGGCCTGCTCTCGGTGGCGCAGCAGGAGCTGATCACGGGCGGCATGGACGCCGAGTACGGCAACGCCTCGTCGGGGGTCCTCAATTTCACCACCCGTTCCGGGGGCCGCAACTTCGAGGGCAACTTCCGCTTCACCACCGACGACTACGGCCGCGCCGACAAGACCTTCCAGAACTACGACCGCTACTCTCTCGGCTTCGGCGGGCCGACACCGTTCCGGGACCTGACCTACTACGTGTCCGGCGAAGCGACCTTCGTGGACGGGGAGTTCTTGAGCACCAAGAGGTACCCCGAGCACGAGTGGATGGGGATCACCTTCAAGGAGCGGGTGGATTCGGACTTCCGCACCCAGGGCCGCCTGGATTGGAAGCTGCCCAAGGGCGTGAAGATGTCCGGCGAGATGACCCTCTCCCAGTCCAAGAATGATCCCTACTTCCACAACTGGACCACCGAGGGCTACCCGGCGAAGGTCCTCACCTACCAGTCGCTGCGGCCGAATCGTTTCAAGCGCGGCTACTTCCTCCCCTCGGGCAACGTCACGGTGTTCGACGGTCCCTGGCGCCAGACCGCGGCGACCGCCAGCTTCGTGCCCATCGAGGAGGATGGGAACTGTGTCTACTGTCTGGTGCCGACGGCAGAGAACGCCACCATCCGTGCCGTGCGCGTCCTCGACACCCAGGGCAGGATCAACTACGCCGTCATCGACTTCCTCATGTTCGAGGGCTGGCAGAATCCCTCCAGCACCTGGGTCCCGGATCTGGAAGGGGCGGTGGGAGACACCAACAAGGCCTACTACAACTCCGCCGAGCACAGCTCGACGACGGAGAACAACAGCCAGCAGCTCAAGTGGACGTTGACCCACACGCTGTCGCCCAAGACCTTCTACGAGGTCAAGCTCTCCCGCCTCGCCTTCGACGTCACCAGCACGGTCAACGGTCAGGCGCCGGCGGACTTCGCCAGCGCCCGCCAGTTCATCTGGGTGCCGGGCCGGGGCCCGCAGCGTCTGGGGAACGTGGACTTCTACACCGACCCGAAGGTGCCTTTCTTCGTCACCGCCTACGATCGGCCCTTCTACAGCCGGCGCAACACCGTGACCTATCTCATGCGCAGCGACATCACCTCGCAGCATTGGCGGGGGCACCGGCTCAAGGGCGGCCTGCTGGTGGAGTACAACGACCTGGATCAGTCGCAGCTGAACTCGCCGGCCCTGCAGCAGCAGTATCTCGACCCCCCGGGCCTGGGGCGGAATGTCTTCCACAACTTCAACCCCGAGGGCTCCTTCTACGTCCAGGACCGCTGGGAGTACGAAGGCATGGTGGTGAACGGCGGCGTCCGCTTCGACTTCTTCTCCCCCGGCTCGGGGATCGGCGTCCAGATCCACAGCGACGAGATCCCCCGCGACGTGCAGCGCTGGCAGACGCAGTGGAGCCCCCGGCTCGGGCTCGCCTTCCCGATCACCGACCGGGACGTGTTCAACTTCCACTACGGGCGCTTCATCCAGTTCCCGGAGAAGAACTTCATCTTCGCCTCCCAGGACGTGAACCAAGCGCTGGGAACGCTGGGGAACCCGAACCTGGAGCCGGAGACCTCTATCGCCTACCAGGCGGGGATCCACCACCAGTTCACCAACAACGTCTCGGCGCAGTTCGCCCTGTTCAACAAGGATTACTATGGTCTGGTGTCGTCCATCGAGATCACTGACGACTCCACCGGGACGCAGAACTTCCGCTATGTGAACCGGGCCTTCGCCAGCAGCCGCGGCGTCGAGCTCGGGGTGCGGCGCGCCTTCGCCAACAACTTCGCCCTCGAGGTGTCCTACACCTTCTCCTACGCCGATGGCGTCTCCTCCAACCCGGACTTCGGCCGCCAGGCGGCGGGGTTCTCCTACATCCCCACCGGCGAGCTGCCCCTGGACTGGGACCAGCGCCACACGGTGAACACGACGCTCACCCTGGCCAAGGCCGGCGACTGGTCCACCAGCTTCGTCTACTCCTATGGCAGCGGCCTGCCGTGGACGCCGTTCTTCCGCTTCGAGAAGAAGCAGGATCCGACGCTGGAGAACTCGCGGCGCTACCCGGCCACCAACATCATCAACTTCCGGGGCGAGAAGTTCTTCCGCGTCTACGGGCAGAACCTGCGCATCTTCCTCGACGGGCGCAACTTGCTCGACGACCGCGTGGTCGTGAGCCTCCAGGGCAACGGCGTGACACCGGGGCTCCGGGACGCCACCTCGGCCTACGTGCCCTATGCCACCGAGATCGGCCAGTTCGGCGGCGCTTATCTGCAGGACACCGACCAGGATGGCAGCGACGAGTTCTACCCGGTGAACGACCCCACCGTGTTCGGACAACGCCGATACTTCCGCCTCGGCCTGGGCTTCGAGTTCTAG